One window of the Candidatus Poribacteria bacterium genome contains the following:
- a CDS encoding DarT ssDNA thymidine ADP-ribosyltransferase family protein, whose amino-acid sequence MKIKSLYYITHIDNLPSILERGILSRVKIETERTRFISIFKRKTDAKDNINKRQKVRLPDGRKNLLNYTSLFFQPRNPMMYRAIFETGIDQLAILELADAVLNEPEVIIADGNTSDELTQFNPAAQGLQKLQQQQKTMQSEWWKECDGSKRRIMAECLVPDRVSPKYIHSIVVADSGIKNWVQKIVEGSQLPVICQPDMFFQPKRRIEIGKNISLIDGGDIFFSELQTLTVTVNLQGVMGKGLALRAREQFPDVYVEYEKACRAKKITSERPYIYKRETSVVDELADLKPYCRRIENPMKWFLLFATKRHWRANSRIEDIESGLKWLEKNFKEKGIQSLAMSALGCALGGLDWIDVAPLMCKHLHDIGIPVEIYLPREYPIEPQHLTGSHLLSL is encoded by the coding sequence ATGAAAATAAAGAGTCTCTATTACATTACACATATAGACAACTTGCCTTCTATCCTTGAGCGAGGAATCCTTTCCCGTGTAAAAATTGAAACGGAAAGGACACGATTCATTTCAATCTTCAAAAGGAAAACGGATGCTAAGGATAACATCAATAAAAGGCAGAAGGTTAGACTTCCAGATGGTAGAAAGAACCTGTTAAATTACACGAGCTTGTTCTTTCAACCACGTAACCCTATGATGTATCGCGCTATCTTTGAAACCGGTATAGACCAACTTGCCATACTTGAACTTGCTGATGCAGTGCTAAATGAACCAGAGGTTATCATCGCAGATGGCAATACGAGTGATGAATTAACGCAATTCAATCCTGCAGCTCAGGGTCTGCAAAAACTTCAGCAACAGCAGAAGACGATGCAAAGCGAGTGGTGGAAAGAATGTGACGGATCAAAGCGCAGGATCATGGCGGAATGTCTAGTCCCCGATCGCGTCAGTCCTAAATATATCCATTCAATTGTCGTCGCTGACAGTGGAATTAAAAATTGGGTACAGAAAATAGTTGAAGGTTCTCAACTACCTGTTATTTGTCAACCTGATATGTTTTTTCAACCTAAGCGTCGAATTGAAATTGGTAAAAACATTTCTCTTATTGATGGCGGCGATATATTTTTCTCTGAACTGCAGACATTGACAGTTACAGTCAATCTTCAAGGGGTTATGGGAAAAGGCTTGGCACTGCGCGCCAGAGAACAATTTCCAGATGTCTACGTAGAGTATGAAAAAGCATGTCGCGCAAAGAAGATTACATCTGAGCGTCCTTATATCTATAAGCGAGAGACATCAGTTGTGGATGAATTGGCAGATCTCAAGCCATATTGTAGGCGGATTGAAAACCCAATGAAGTGGTTTTTACTTTTTGCAACAAAACGGCATTGGCGCGCAAACTCACGCATAGAAGACATTGAGAGTGGATTAAAATGGTTAGAAAAAAACTTTAAAGAAAAAGGTATCCAGTCACTTGCGATGTCTGCGCTCGGGTGTGCATTGGGAGGATTGGACTGGATAGATGTCGCCCCGCTCATGTGCAAGCACCTCCATGATATTGGAATTCCTGTTGAGATTTATCTACCTCGTGAATATCCAATTGAACCTCAACATCTAACAGGGTCACATCTCCTTTCCCTCTGA
- a CDS encoding STAS domain-containing protein, with protein MTTQIRQQNGISILEPNGKIMGTAASELWDVISPQIEASDTPRILINFENVNKVDSSGLGALMIARAAVARKKGRVGVINVSKHISNLIVLSRLTSLFERFDNEDAAVSALSA; from the coding sequence ATGACAACGCAAATTCGCCAGCAAAACGGCATCTCGATTTTGGAACCCAATGGAAAAATAATGGGAACCGCAGCCTCAGAATTATGGGATGTGATCTCACCGCAGATAGAGGCATCCGATACACCCCGCATCCTTATCAATTTCGAGAACGTCAATAAAGTCGATAGTTCGGGACTTGGTGCTCTCATGATCGCACGTGCCGCTGTAGCACGAAAGAAAGGTCGTGTTGGGGTCATCAATGTCAGCAAACATATCAGTAACTTGATTGTTCTGAGCAGACTCACCAGCCTTTTTGAACGATTCGACAACGAGGACGCTGCAGTTTCGGCGTTATCCGCCTAA
- a CDS encoding STAS domain-containing protein, whose product MTTQVRQQNGISILEPSGKIVGSAVSELRKAISPQIADFDAPRILINFENVNMIDSAGLGALMEARALANRKQGRIGVMNVGKHIKNLIVLSRIVSLFEHFDSEDAAVSALAA is encoded by the coding sequence ATGACAACCCAAGTTCGCCAGCAAAATGGCATCTCAATTTTGGAACCCAGTGGAAAGATCGTCGGATCCGCAGTATCAGAATTACGGAAAGCAATTTCCCCACAGATAGCGGATTTCGATGCCCCGCGTATCCTCATCAATTTTGAGAACGTTAATATGATCGACAGCGCAGGACTCGGTGCCCTTATGGAGGCACGTGCGCTCGCAAATCGAAAACAAGGTCGCATCGGTGTCATGAATGTCGGCAAACATATTAAGAACCTGATCGTTCTCAGCCGAATCGTTAGTCTCTTTGAACATTTTGACAGCGAGGATGCCGCAGTTTCCGCATTAGCAGCGTAA
- a CDS encoding VOC family protein: MAVTFHHVHLRCEDLEGAVRYYEEMFDGKVDETVEVRGLKIVRMEIGGERIFLSPKFGDMEVEDTSGNPRWGVYQLAFTVEDLDAEVAKLQAKGAELEDLKPNGLMMAFFKGPDNVQIELIEA; this comes from the coding sequence ATGGCAGTTACATTTCACCACGTTCATCTTCGTTGTGAAGATTTAGAAGGTGCAGTTCGTTATTACGAAGAGATGTTTGATGGCAAAGTTGATGAAACGGTTGAGGTCCGCGGCTTAAAGATTGTCCGGATGGAAATCGGTGGGGAGCGGATTTTCCTCTCACCTAAGTTCGGAGATATGGAAGTCGAAGACACCAGTGGCAACCCACGTTGGGGTGTCTACCAACTCGCTTTTACGGTAGAGGACTTGGACGCTGAGGTCGCGAAACTCCAAGCGAAAGGCGCGGAACTCGAAGATTTGAAACCCAACGGGTTGATGATGGCGTTCTTCAAGGGACCCGATAACGTTCAGATTGAACTCATTGAGGCTTAG